A genomic segment from Desulfonatronum lacustre DSM 10312 encodes:
- a CDS encoding sensor histidine kinase has translation MPEPSPSPDPIKISVPDRVQRKRRQRELYLALFGFIAVVVLVWVQLNFLRVDSYVFFALYNLNFILLLVVLFLVARNVVKLILERRRKVIGVRLRTRLVLAFVSLSLVPTVLLFLISLIFVRTSVDFWFEGQMEKSLEQALTVGQSFYSSAQERLEQRGEFLVNHIRERQYSWGGRPMHAFLDEKRQEYGLGLTGVLSPGLTEQNWHANEDWAAAWPSVRTEMNLESLLDSPRILSAIHPGPSSDLVVGVLPVDGGRTGYLVLGDSLGEGLLFKLRQIVRGVDEYKKLQTLKYPLKVTLYLVLGLTTLLIVLAATWFGFRLAKELSAPVQALALGTQRIAEGDLAFRLQDDAKDELGMLVQSFNHMVRDLESSRAKLTQANARLEDQNQELETRGQYMEAVLDNITSGVVSIGPDGRVSTVNKAAEAILNFDSRQILGKTPNQFLHQDYLGMLQGVIKHLHVHPRAKWQRQLDLRMGSREIKLLVNIVHLQDQGGVIAVFEDVTELEKMQRLAAWKDVARRIAHEIKNPLTPIKLSAQRLERKFAAQVDDRTVFDQCTKIIIRQVEHLQRMVQEFSSFAKLPEVRAFENALEPHLEEIVDMFRNSHVRIKWTLDVDGPIPLVRFDPEALRRVWINLLTNAVEALEDQDQPEVRTRLSHDPENQSVRIEFQDNGQGLSQVDDMQNIFEPYFSRKKGGTGLGLTIAKSIVGEHQGTIRVLPNTPRGCVFEVVLPA, from the coding sequence ATGCCCGAACCTTCGCCTTCCCCCGACCCGATCAAGATCAGCGTTCCGGACAGGGTCCAACGCAAACGCCGGCAGCGTGAGTTGTACTTGGCACTGTTCGGTTTTATTGCCGTGGTCGTGTTGGTCTGGGTGCAGCTCAATTTCCTGCGGGTCGACTCCTACGTTTTTTTCGCCCTGTACAACCTGAACTTCATCCTGTTGCTGGTCGTCCTGTTTTTGGTGGCCAGAAACGTGGTCAAGCTCATCCTGGAGCGACGACGCAAGGTCATCGGGGTCCGGCTGCGCACTCGACTGGTCCTGGCCTTCGTGTCCCTCTCCCTGGTCCCCACGGTTCTGCTATTTCTGATTTCCCTGATCTTCGTGCGCACATCCGTGGACTTCTGGTTCGAAGGGCAGATGGAAAAATCCCTGGAACAAGCCCTGACCGTCGGCCAATCCTTTTATTCCTCGGCTCAGGAACGTCTGGAGCAGCGCGGTGAATTTTTGGTCAACCATATCCGAGAACGCCAATATTCCTGGGGCGGACGGCCCATGCACGCCTTTCTGGACGAAAAACGCCAGGAATACGGGCTGGGGCTGACCGGCGTCCTCTCTCCGGGGCTGACCGAGCAGAATTGGCACGCCAACGAGGACTGGGCCGCGGCCTGGCCCAGCGTCCGCACGGAGATGAACCTGGAATCCCTGCTGGACTCCCCCCGGATTCTCTCCGCCATTCATCCCGGACCCAGTTCCGATCTGGTCGTGGGAGTGCTGCCTGTGGACGGCGGGCGGACCGGCTATCTGGTCCTGGGCGACAGCCTGGGCGAGGGGCTGCTGTTCAAGTTGCGCCAGATCGTCCGGGGCGTGGACGAATACAAAAAATTGCAAACCCTGAAGTATCCCTTGAAGGTGACGCTCTACTTGGTCCTGGGGCTGACCACCCTGCTGATCGTCCTTGCCGCGACCTGGTTCGGCTTTCGCCTGGCCAAGGAACTTTCCGCCCCGGTCCAGGCCCTGGCTCTGGGCACCCAGCGCATCGCCGAGGGGGACCTGGCCTTTCGCCTCCAGGATGACGCCAAGGACGAACTGGGCATGCTGGTTCAGTCCTTCAACCATATGGTCCGGGATCTGGAGTCCAGCCGGGCTAAACTGACCCAGGCCAACGCCCGCCTGGAAGATCAAAACCAGGAATTGGAGACCAGGGGCCAGTATATGGAGGCCGTACTGGACAACATCACTTCCGGAGTGGTCTCCATCGGCCCGGACGGACGGGTGAGCACGGTGAACAAGGCCGCCGAGGCGATCCTGAATTTCGACTCCCGGCAAATCCTGGGCAAGACGCCCAACCAGTTTCTGCATCAGGATTATCTGGGCATGCTCCAGGGCGTGATCAAGCACCTGCACGTCCACCCCCGGGCCAAATGGCAGCGGCAATTGGATCTGCGCATGGGGTCCAGGGAAATCAAGCTGTTGGTGAACATCGTCCACCTGCAGGATCAGGGCGGGGTCATTGCGGTGTTCGAGGACGTCACGGAACTGGAGAAGATGCAGCGCCTAGCCGCCTGGAAGGATGTGGCTCGTCGGATCGCCCATGAAATCAAGAATCCGCTGACGCCCATCAAGCTTTCAGCTCAGCGGTTGGAGCGCAAGTTCGCCGCCCAGGTGGACGACCGAACCGTCTTTGACCAGTGTACCAAAATCATTATTCGCCAGGTAGAACATCTCCAGCGCATGGTTCAGGAGTTTTCTTCCTTTGCAAAGCTGCCGGAGGTCCGGGCCTTCGAGAACGCCCTGGAGCCGCATCTGGAGGAAATCGTGGACATGTTCCGCAACAGCCATGTGCGCATCAAATGGACCCTGGACGTGGACGGCCCGATTCCCCTGGTACGTTTCGACCCCGAAGCCCTGCGCCGGGTCTGGATCAACCTGCTGACCAACGCCGTGGAGGCCCTGGAGGATCAGGACCAACCGGAAGTACGAACCCGGCTCAGCCACGACCCGGAAAATCAGTCGGTGCGCATCGAGTTCCAGGACAACGGGCAGGGTCTCAGTCAGGTCGACGACATGCAAAACATCTTCGAGCCTTACTTTTCCCGCAAGAAAGGCGGGACCGGCCTGGGTTTGACCATCGCCAAGTCCATCGTCGGGGAGCACCAGGGGACGATCAGGGTCCTGCCCAACACCCCGCGTGGGTGTGTCTTCGAGGTCGTCCTGCCAGCATAG
- a CDS encoding DUF4390 domain-containing protein, translated as MRRASPQISSIPHLMLHIRHFILSCLLVLTVVAIPIPGMGATLLALDNLVVDSQAEKIHLRFGLRLEQPEPVAAVLHEGVDLWLEGTARLISKRLFLPNRILHEQIFEHVLEWNPLTQEYELTLPQKEHLVKAKELKDLITEHWREISLEMGEWSMLVPGQTYHMELEVTLDRRDIPVWMRRVLFFWSWEVMTPIRYELEFSVP; from the coding sequence ATGCGCAGGGCTTCTCCTCAAATATCATCCATCCCCCATTTGATGCTCCATATTCGCCATTTTATCCTGAGTTGTCTGCTGGTCCTGACCGTGGTCGCAATTCCGATCCCCGGCATGGGGGCCACGTTGCTGGCTCTGGACAACTTGGTGGTGGACAGCCAAGCCGAAAAAATTCATCTCCGCTTCGGGTTGCGTCTGGAACAGCCCGAACCCGTCGCCGCGGTCCTGCACGAAGGAGTCGACCTCTGGTTGGAAGGGACCGCCCGTCTGATCTCCAAGCGCTTATTCTTGCCCAACAGAATCCTTCACGAACAGATCTTTGAGCATGTCTTGGAATGGAACCCGTTGACTCAAGAATACGAGTTGACGTTGCCCCAGAAGGAACATCTGGTCAAGGCCAAGGAACTCAAGGACTTGATCACCGAACATTGGCGGGAGATCAGCCTGGAAATGGGCGAATGGTCCATGCTGGTTCCGGGCCAGACCTATCACATGGAATTGGAAGTCACCCTGGATCGCCGGGACATCCCCGTGTGGATGCGCCGCGTGCTCTTCTTTTGGTCCTGGGAAGTGATGACCCCGATTCGCTATGAACTGGAATTCTCCGTCCCTTGA